One genomic segment of Rivularia sp. PCC 7116 includes these proteins:
- a CDS encoding alkaline phosphatase family protein, protein MGISAIAREKLLARQKLPGFFGEEVLKPSYDGLGLSNIASLAIDWLAPDAPTLSESPASVAFNPELLGASEVSQAWKDWQNQAPINHVVLLILDGFGYEQLQSLASSQDIPAISEACDSQQSFFMPATSVYPSTTVTALTSAATGYAPAQHGMMGTNLYLREIGTIVNFIGFRPQIAPGRSSFPDSIFNPETLLRVPNIYLRMEKAGIDVEIINFEQFKQTSISRFTSAGSEAGSNSFKGYRTPSDAFAQLRQSLLAKSDQHKSFTYVYVPTIDQVSHRYGPLSASYKAEVSTLDFALKKQLLEPLAGRNDTVLLITADHGQRYSNLENTLWLEKHPKLTQNLFAPITGESRVRYLHIKHNKQAEVLNYIKQNFSENFFTITKSEAVDNGLFGLAGKPLSREAEDRIGDLLLISHNDWICRQHITNEERLHTHLGVHAGLSQAEMLIPFLAYRF, encoded by the coding sequence ATGGGAATATCAGCTATAGCCAGAGAAAAACTACTTGCTCGTCAAAAGCTACCGGGTTTCTTCGGGGAGGAAGTATTAAAACCCAGCTACGACGGATTAGGCTTGAGTAATATTGCTTCCTTGGCAATTGACTGGTTGGCTCCGGATGCTCCGACTTTGAGCGAATCACCTGCTTCAGTGGCTTTCAATCCAGAATTATTAGGAGCATCTGAAGTTTCTCAAGCTTGGAAAGATTGGCAAAATCAAGCACCGATTAATCATGTGGTGCTGTTAATTTTGGATGGGTTTGGTTACGAACAATTACAAAGTCTTGCAAGTTCCCAAGATATACCTGCAATTTCTGAAGCCTGCGATAGTCAGCAAAGTTTTTTTATGCCTGCAACTTCGGTTTACCCTAGTACTACCGTAACGGCTTTAACTTCTGCGGCAACCGGTTACGCTCCCGCCCAACACGGAATGATGGGAACTAATCTTTATCTTCGCGAAATCGGCACTATAGTTAATTTTATTGGTTTTCGTCCCCAGATTGCTCCTGGTAGAAGTTCTTTTCCAGACAGTATATTTAATCCTGAAACTTTGCTTCGGGTGCCTAATATATATTTACGTATGGAGAAGGCGGGAATAGATGTAGAAATTATCAATTTTGAGCAGTTTAAACAAACCAGTATTAGCAGATTTACCAGTGCTGGCTCAGAAGCTGGAAGTAATAGTTTTAAAGGTTATCGCACTCCTTCAGATGCTTTTGCTCAATTGCGCCAAAGTTTGTTAGCAAAAAGCGATCAGCACAAGAGTTTTACTTATGTATACGTACCGACTATAGATCAAGTTTCTCATCGTTACGGTCCTTTGAGTGCTTCTTATAAAGCGGAAGTTTCAACTTTGGATTTTGCTCTTAAGAAACAACTGCTAGAACCTTTAGCCGGTAGAAATGATACGGTTTTGTTAATTACAGCAGACCACGGTCAAAGATATAGTAACTTAGAAAATACTCTTTGGTTAGAAAAACATCCCAAACTGACTCAAAATTTATTTGCTCCCATAACCGGTGAATCGCGAGTTCGTTATTTACATATCAAACACAATAAACAAGCTGAAGTTTTAAACTATATCAAGCAGAATTTTAGCGAAAACTTTTTTACCATCACCAAATCGGAAGCAGTGGATAATGGTTTATTTGGACTTGCGGGTAAACCTTTGAGTAGAGAAGCTGAAGATAGAATTGGCGATTTACTGCTTATTTCTCATAATGACTGGATATGTCGGCAGCACATAACAAATGAAGAGCGCTTGCATACACATTTAGGAGTTCATGCTGGTTTGAGTCAAGCTGAGATGTTGATTCCGTTTCTTGCTTATCGGTTTTAA
- a CDS encoding HEAT repeat domain-containing protein produces MSLPLLSLTTSCTLMSQSNGVEVNTYAQQRKQQQKQPEDSKVSQLIEIIEQKYRLYKLEYSPEAKAASQELVEIGKPAVPKLINALRKNRILLTFGVAETLLKIAQKDSSVVPILINRLGDKDLQVRFGAMKALENDLFAPKLKKAAQNKNPRIAAGAIYVLGKIAADSSILPNLNNKNSLIHISTILALRDKTPEMFTTIKNALEHEDVFIRVNSALTLTFAIGYIDEISGVIDFDDVNKIAQVMVEGAGNEDSSIRFRAVQAFAQIYRIRYLYEIKPNPPLVPSLIKAIKDEDPGVRYKAMLIIAMMRNATKAAIPLLMEALNEKDERVRGAAALAFQYMGSDAKPAIPKIIAILQNKQENEQNRDYALRTLGNLKKNAVSAIPTLINTIEDKQNSRAIIIGAAQALEKIAPQVLILYIVKNISDKDKNFRASWLRLLQDATYQVKAKKNDLSTTELEKVISELETALKIIENSEYDFPLHIAPSLRNLITELKK; encoded by the coding sequence ATGTCTTTACCATTGCTGTCATTAACTACAAGTTGCACTTTGATGTCGCAATCCAACGGAGTAGAGGTTAATACTTACGCGCAGCAAAGGAAACAACAGCAGAAGCAACCAGAGGATTCTAAAGTTTCTCAGTTAATTGAAATAATAGAGCAAAAATATAGACTATATAAACTTGAGTATTCTCCTGAAGCTAAAGCTGCGAGTCAAGAATTAGTAGAAATTGGTAAACCTGCGGTTCCAAAATTAATTAATGCACTCAGAAAAAATCGGATACTTCTTACTTTCGGTGTGGCTGAAACACTCTTGAAAATAGCTCAAAAGGATTCATCTGTTGTACCGATTTTAATTAATAGGTTAGGAGATAAAGATTTGCAGGTTCGTTTTGGTGCAATGAAAGCTTTAGAAAATGATTTGTTTGCACCTAAATTAAAAAAGGCTGCACAAAATAAAAACCCTAGGATAGCTGCTGGTGCTATTTATGTTTTAGGTAAAATTGCCGCTGACAGTTCTATATTACCTAATTTAAATAATAAAAATTCACTGATTCATATAAGTACAATACTTGCTTTACGCGACAAAACTCCGGAAATGTTCACAACTATCAAAAATGCATTAGAACACGAAGATGTTTTTATTCGTGTAAATTCAGCTTTGACTTTGACTTTTGCAATTGGATATATAGATGAAATTTCCGGAGTAATTGATTTTGATGATGTTAATAAAATTGCTCAAGTTATGGTTGAAGGTGCAGGAAATGAAGACTCATCAATTCGCTTTAGAGCAGTTCAAGCATTTGCTCAGATTTACCGTATTAGATACCTTTATGAAATAAAACCAAACCCGCCACTTGTGCCATCACTAATCAAAGCAATAAAAGATGAAGATCCAGGTGTACGTTATAAGGCTATGCTGATAATTGCCATGATGCGAAATGCAACAAAAGCTGCAATTCCATTGTTAATGGAAGCACTAAATGAGAAAGATGAAAGAGTTAGGGGTGCAGCAGCTTTAGCATTTCAATATATGGGTTCTGACGCAAAACCCGCGATACCAAAGATAATCGCGATATTACAAAATAAACAAGAAAATGAGCAGAATCGCGATTATGCTCTAAGAACTTTAGGTAATCTCAAAAAAAATGCAGTATCAGCGATACCAACCTTAATTAATACAATAGAAGACAAGCAAAATTCAAGAGCTATAATTATCGGTGCTGCACAAGCTTTAGAGAAAATTGCTCCTCAAGTTTTGATTCTTTATATAGTAAAAAATATCTCAGATAAAGATAAAAATTTTCGCGCATCTTGGCTACGCCTTTTACAGGATGCTACATACCAAGTAAAAGCAAAGAAAAATGATTTATCTACAACTGAGTTAGAAAAGGTAATATCAGAATTAGAAACTGCTTTGAAAATTATTGAAAATTCTGAATATGATTTTCCCCTGCATATAGCTCCATCGCTACGAAATTTGATAACAGAGTTGAAAAAGTAG
- a CDS encoding GNAT family N-acetyltransferase, giving the protein MIEFKIVDNNNAIAQVSKLAKNIWNEHYLPIIGNHQVSYMLDKFQSEDAIGQHIDEGYRYYMIFYNQVEAGYFSICEKGEKLFLSKLYILKYFRGKGIGKQAIEFIKSNLKNPVIQLTVNKNNSDSLAFYKNIGFEIVDDVVMDIGNGFVMDDYVMEMAS; this is encoded by the coding sequence ATGATTGAATTCAAAATTGTCGATAATAACAACGCTATTGCTCAAGTTTCAAAATTAGCTAAAAATATTTGGAACGAACATTATTTACCTATTATTGGCAACCATCAGGTGTCATACATGCTGGATAAGTTTCAAAGTGAAGATGCTATCGGGCAGCATATAGATGAAGGATATAGATATTACATGATTTTTTATAACCAAGTTGAAGCCGGGTATTTTTCGATTTGTGAAAAAGGAGAAAAATTATTTTTAAGTAAATTGTATATTCTTAAATATTTCCGAGGGAAGGGTATTGGTAAGCAAGCAATCGAATTTATTAAAAGTAATTTGAAGAATCCCGTGATTCAACTGACAGTAAATAAGAATAATTCTGATAGCCTTGCTTTTTATAAAAATATTGGCTTTGAGATTGTTGATGATGTAGTTATGGATATTGGAAATGGGTTTGTTATGGATGATTATGTAATGGAAATGGCAAGTTAA
- the glgA gene encoding glycogen synthase GlgA → MYVVQIASECAPVIKAGGLGDVVYGLSTELESRENCVELILPKYDCMRYDHIWGLHDAYKDLWVPWYGGAIHCSVYCGWVHGRVCFFIEPHSQDNFFNRGCYYGCDDDNMRFAFFSKAALEFLLQSNKRPDVIHCHDWQTGLIPVMLYEMYKYYGMGSQRVCYTIHNFKHQGMGGAEILHATGLNREPYYFQYDKLRDNFNPFAINFMKGGIVYSNSVNTVSPHHAWEAHHTDVGCGLSHTIDLHQGKYRGILNGIDDNFWNPQTDRYIPEHYSIDNIDAKAKNKKALRERLLLRDVDKPIVAYIGRLDAQKGVHLVHHSIYHALYKDAQYVLLGSATGADINAKFQYEKNYLNHNPDVHLELSFNEELAHLIYAGADMIVVPSNYEPCGLTQMIGLKYGTVPIVRAVGGLVNTVFDRDYETGKPPEKRNGYVFNDTDFHAVDFAMERALWLWHNKKDEYRMLMKQGMECDYSWNNPGNEYLGIYESIREK, encoded by the coding sequence ATGTACGTCGTACAGATTGCCTCAGAATGCGCTCCTGTAATTAAAGCTGGAGGTTTGGGGGATGTTGTTTATGGACTTAGTACGGAATTGGAAAGCCGGGAGAATTGCGTAGAGTTAATTCTTCCCAAGTACGATTGTATGCGTTACGACCATATTTGGGGTCTTCACGATGCGTATAAAGATTTATGGGTACCCTGGTATGGTGGTGCGATTCACTGCTCGGTTTATTGCGGTTGGGTACACGGAAGGGTTTGTTTCTTTATTGAACCCCATTCTCAAGATAATTTCTTTAATCGCGGCTGTTATTACGGTTGTGATGACGACAATATGCGCTTTGCGTTTTTTAGTAAGGCAGCATTAGAATTTTTATTACAAAGCAACAAGCGCCCGGATGTAATTCACTGCCATGACTGGCAAACTGGTTTAATTCCAGTGATGCTGTACGAGATGTACAAATATTATGGAATGGGAAGTCAGCGAGTTTGCTACACCATTCATAACTTTAAGCATCAAGGCATGGGTGGCGCGGAAATACTGCACGCTACAGGTTTAAATCGCGAGCCTTATTACTTTCAATACGATAAATTGCGAGATAATTTTAATCCCTTTGCTATCAACTTTATGAAGGGAGGGATTGTTTATTCTAATAGCGTAAATACCGTATCTCCTCATCATGCTTGGGAAGCCCATCATACGGATGTTGGTTGTGGATTGAGTCATACTATAGATTTACACCAAGGCAAGTATCGGGGAATTCTTAACGGTATAGATGATAACTTTTGGAATCCGCAAACAGATCGTTATATTCCCGAACATTACAGTATAGATAACATTGACGCAAAAGCTAAAAATAAAAAAGCACTAAGAGAAAGACTGTTGTTGAGAGATGTTGATAAACCAATCGTGGCTTATATTGGTCGTTTGGATGCTCAGAAGGGCGTTCATTTAGTACATCACTCGATTTATCATGCACTTTATAAAGATGCACAATACGTGCTTTTAGGCTCGGCAACAGGTGCTGATATAAACGCTAAATTCCAGTACGAGAAAAATTACTTAAATCATAATCCCGACGTTCATTTAGAACTCAGTTTTAACGAAGAGTTAGCCCACCTAATTTATGCGGGGGCAGATATGATTGTGGTTCCCAGTAACTACGAACCTTGCGGGCTGACGCAGATGATTGGTTTGAAATATGGTACCGTGCCGATTGTACGGGCTGTTGGCGGGTTAGTTAATACCGTATTTGACAGGGATTACGAGACAGGAAAGCCACCGGAGAAGCGCAACGGTTACGTTTTTAACGATACCGATTTTCATGCAGTTGATTTTGCAATGGAGCGAGCTTTGTGGCTATGGCACAACAAGAAAGATGAATACCGGATGTTGATGAAGCAGGGTATGGAGTGTGACTACTCTTGGAATAACCCAGGGAATGAATATTTAGGGATTTACGAATCGATTCGGGAGAAGTGA
- a CDS encoding ester cyclase yields the protein MSTAEQNKITALRFAREGWGTNPSWRNIWDELMSKDVVYYFNSFAEPIVGLEANKEFNVGLFEGFPDIKQQIEDVIAEDDKVVYRTTIQGTNSGEFLGTPATNKPVKANDFTLLRIVEGKIVEWWYECNLLEVMKQLGLVSEGEV from the coding sequence ATGAGTACAGCAGAGCAAAATAAAATAACAGCGTTGCGTTTTGCGAGAGAAGGATGGGGTACAAATCCAAGCTGGAGAAACATTTGGGATGAATTAATGAGTAAAGATGTGGTTTATTACTTCAACAGTTTTGCCGAGCCTATTGTGGGATTAGAAGCTAATAAAGAATTTAATGTGGGTTTGTTTGAGGGATTTCCCGATATTAAACAGCAGATTGAAGATGTGATTGCTGAAGATGACAAAGTTGTTTATCGTACAACAATTCAAGGGACAAACTCGGGGGAATTTTTAGGTACTCCAGCAACAAATAAACCAGTGAAAGCGAATGATTTTACCTTGCTGCGAATAGTTGAAGGCAAGATTGTCGAGTGGTGGTATGAATGCAACTTGCTTGAAGTTATGAAACAACTTGGTTTAGTTTCTGAAGGTGAGGTTTAA
- a CDS encoding serine/threonine-protein kinase yields MNQMLENRYRIVRELGDGGFGKTYVAQDTHMPSNRYSVIKQLKPMNQGSEIYQIVQDRFLREAAILEQLGGGSNQIPTLYAYFESNGQFYLVQEYIEGETLSKKLRTQGKLSSDVVKDILLKILPVLEYVHNKGIVHRDIKPDNIIIRDADNLPVLIDFGAVKETMQTIVSQSGNTPKSSIVIGTPGFMSSEQLSGRPVFNSDLYALGMTAIYLLTGKMPQELDSDPRTGEVVWKEHAPDVSSELAAVLDKAVQSHLRDRFSSANEMLNALKSETIATTIIAPPSPAAATIPPSNQPSTVVSPQETKPSSSTSSSKGSKAAIIVGIVSLLVLGGVGTFAFSMMNQQQAVQQRLASIEAERQKAEESRREQNENNSRREQELQRQLEEEKKLREEAEKRRRDRVVQVQSNSNSTSNTSSNTSSNSTPNSSSFPEGTFANSEWSLNLFSRNNNIYYQAQSLKDSSSLSLQNGRTSGSSNRRIYTWNNGAYRYQVTWQPNDPDYVRLRVFTPSGEQLNQLLSRN; encoded by the coding sequence ATGAATCAGATGCTGGAAAATCGCTATAGAATTGTTAGAGAGTTAGGCGATGGTGGTTTTGGTAAGACTTACGTCGCTCAAGATACTCATATGCCTTCTAATCGCTATTCTGTGATTAAACAGCTTAAACCGATGAATCAAGGTTCTGAGATTTATCAAATTGTTCAGGATAGATTTTTACGGGAAGCTGCTATTTTGGAGCAATTAGGAGGTGGTAGCAATCAAATTCCGACGCTGTATGCCTATTTTGAATCTAACGGACAATTTTATCTGGTTCAGGAATATATTGAAGGTGAAACTCTTTCTAAAAAGTTACGTACTCAAGGTAAGTTGAGTTCGGATGTCGTTAAAGATATTTTGTTAAAGATTTTACCCGTATTGGAATACGTTCATAATAAGGGGATAGTACATAGAGATATTAAGCCAGATAATATTATTATTCGCGATGCCGATAATTTACCAGTACTAATTGATTTTGGTGCGGTAAAGGAAACTATGCAAACTATAGTATCTCAATCTGGTAATACCCCTAAATCTTCGATTGTGATTGGTACTCCTGGGTTTATGTCTTCAGAACAACTTTCAGGAAGACCTGTATTTAATAGCGATTTATATGCTTTGGGGATGACTGCGATCTATTTGCTGACTGGTAAAATGCCTCAAGAATTAGATAGCGATCCTCGCACTGGTGAAGTTGTTTGGAAAGAACATGCTCCCGATGTTAGTTCAGAATTAGCTGCTGTATTAGATAAAGCAGTTCAAAGTCATTTGCGCGATCGCTTTTCTAGTGCGAATGAAATGCTGAATGCATTAAAGAGTGAAACTATTGCTACGACTATAATTGCACCTCCTTCACCTGCTGCTGCGACAATTCCCCCGAGTAACCAACCAAGTACAGTTGTTTCTCCACAGGAAACTAAACCAAGTTCTTCTACAAGTTCTTCTAAAGGTTCAAAAGCTGCAATCATAGTTGGCATAGTATCTCTTTTAGTTTTGGGAGGAGTCGGAACCTTTGCTTTCTCAATGATGAATCAACAACAAGCAGTTCAGCAGAGGTTAGCTAGTATAGAAGCGGAGCGTCAGAAAGCTGAAGAGTCGCGACGAGAACAAAATGAGAATAATTCAAGAAGAGAGCAAGAATTACAGCGTCAATTAGAAGAAGAAAAAAAACTGAGAGAGGAAGCAGAAAAAAGAAGAAGGGATAGAGTTGTCCAAGTTCAATCAAATTCAAATTCAACTTCAAATACAAGCTCAAATACAAGCTCAAATTCAACACCAAATTCAAGTTCTTTCCCTGAAGGGACATTTGCAAATAGTGAATGGTCTCTAAATTTATTTTCAAGAAACAATAACATTTATTATCAAGCTCAATCGCTCAAAGATTCATCATCTCTAAGCTTACAAAATGGACGAACTTCCGGTAGTAGCAACCGTAGAATTTACACCTGGAATAATGGAGCATATAGATACCAGGTAACTTGGCAACCAAACGACCCCGATTATGTGAGATTGCGAGTATTTACCCCTTCTGGCGAACAGTTAAATCAACTTCTTTCTAGAAATTAA
- a CDS encoding DUF6463 family protein — protein sequence MLKFSGYWLLVTSIIHVIVGVWLYAEQLSEIINSGFFNSITPNPFAPNFAREDAFWFMTLTAFLVILAQLCLWANSQKISLPESVGWNLLITSIIGAVAIPISGFWLLMPPACLMIATSRKANHQIDI from the coding sequence ATGCTTAAATTCAGCGGATATTGGTTGCTAGTTACGAGCATTATTCATGTAATTGTTGGTGTATGGCTTTACGCAGAGCAATTATCAGAAATTATCAACAGCGGATTTTTTAATAGCATTACTCCAAATCCCTTTGCACCGAATTTTGCTCGCGAAGATGCATTTTGGTTTATGACGCTGACGGCATTTTTGGTGATTTTGGCGCAGCTATGTCTTTGGGCAAATTCTCAGAAAATTTCACTACCAGAGTCTGTTGGTTGGAATTTATTAATAACTTCAATTATTGGTGCTGTAGCAATTCCAATTTCAGGTTTTTGGTTATTGATGCCACCAGCTTGCCTTATGATTGCGACATCGCGAAAAGCAAATCATCAAATAGATATTTAG
- a CDS encoding DUF6679 family protein has product METKLQELIGQPNVWLLVKTSNGWLKNVDILDVNSDTVTFRYESESEVDKKVWEKTTRIDNIAEIEIRLMALPKGNKKIQDLRQKFSKLLEQETQESQDSQE; this is encoded by the coding sequence ATGGAGACTAAGCTTCAAGAACTAATCGGTCAGCCCAACGTTTGGCTATTGGTTAAAACCAGTAATGGCTGGCTAAAGAATGTAGATATTCTAGATGTCAATTCCGATACAGTTACATTCCGTTACGAATCAGAATCGGAAGTAGACAAAAAAGTTTGGGAAAAGACAACTCGAATTGACAACATTGCCGAAATCGAAATTCGTCTAATGGCTCTGCCAAAAGGCAACAAAAAAATACAAGACTTACGCCAAAAGTTTTCTAAGCTACTAGAACAGGAAACTCAAGAATCTCAAGATTCACAAGAATAA
- a CDS encoding HEAT repeat domain-containing protein, with the protein MRINLSKSTFSKLLISQLAVTLMSCSLLPLNTSTALAQQSPKEQNSLQAVSTIPKLIEILEQREIYRFSPVAEAAMQQLVNIGKPAVPQLIESLKKNRAFLTFGIGETLSKIAQKDSSVTQILIDKLGDKNTQIRIGVMIALDDDSFETALIKAAQNKNPRIRSGAILALDLDGNKASVLPLLKKALQDKDASIRRSAAISLASADEKSSEIVKILKNGLKDKDSSIRVASASMLAQINSQTASATPILIKALENEDSIIRLIAIEALSKINQNNFQILPVIIRAMEDKDSAVRYMAINRISKSGKSSKATIPALIKALNDKDGNIRSAAIYALGNMGSDAKTAKPKLVAILQNKQESDENRGSAAMALGEMAKDAASTVPVLIKILEDKQSTKQLAVSAALALDKIDSQALIPALVKRLPDKKMEVASAVILSSIASKMKENKSNFTNAQLEKAISEFETALRIIDNSVNEIPEDKVTALRQSVALLKE; encoded by the coding sequence ATGCGTATTAATTTGTCTAAATCAACTTTTTCTAAATTACTTATCTCTCAACTGGCAGTAACTTTGATGTCTTGTTCGCTGCTGCCACTTAATACAAGTACCGCTTTAGCGCAGCAGTCACCAAAAGAACAGAATTCACTACAAGCAGTATCTACAATTCCTAAACTAATTGAGATATTAGAGCAAAGAGAAATTTATCGCTTCTCACCTGTTGCTGAAGCTGCAATGCAACAATTAGTCAATATTGGTAAACCTGCTGTACCGCAGTTAATCGAGTCATTAAAAAAGAATCGAGCATTCTTAACTTTTGGTATAGGAGAAACGCTCTCGAAAATAGCACAAAAAGATTCATCTGTAACACAAATATTGATTGATAAATTAGGAGATAAAAATACTCAGATTCGTATTGGTGTGATGATTGCTTTAGATGATGATTCCTTTGAAACTGCTTTGATAAAAGCAGCGCAAAATAAAAATCCACGCATACGCTCTGGTGCGATTCTAGCTTTAGATTTAGATGGGAATAAAGCTTCGGTATTACCTCTTTTAAAAAAAGCTTTACAAGATAAAGATGCAAGTATTCGTAGAAGTGCGGCAATTTCTTTAGCGTCAGCAGATGAAAAGTCTTCGGAAATTGTAAAAATTCTTAAAAACGGATTAAAAGACAAAGATTCATCAATTCGTGTAGCTTCAGCTTCGATGTTAGCCCAGATAAATTCACAAACAGCTTCTGCAACTCCGATATTAATTAAGGCATTAGAAAACGAAGATTCGATAATTCGTTTAATCGCGATTGAAGCACTTTCAAAAATTAATCAAAATAATTTCCAGATTTTACCTGTAATAATCAGAGCGATGGAAGATAAAGATTCAGCAGTTCGCTATATGGCTATTAATAGAATTTCAAAATCGGGAAAATCGAGTAAAGCGACAATTCCAGCTTTAATTAAGGCTTTGAACGATAAAGATGGTAATATTCGCAGTGCTGCAATTTACGCATTAGGGAATATGGGTTCCGATGCTAAAACAGCTAAGCCGAAATTAGTGGCGATATTGCAAAACAAACAAGAGAGTGATGAAAATCGCGGTAGCGCGGCAATGGCTTTAGGTGAAATGGCAAAAGATGCTGCGTCAACGGTACCGGTACTGATTAAGATATTGGAAGATAAGCAAAGTACGAAGCAGCTAGCTGTGAGTGCTGCATTAGCTTTGGATAAAATTGATTCTCAAGCTTTGATTCCGGCTTTAGTAAAAAGGTTGCCAGATAAAAAAATGGAAGTGGCTTCGGCAGTTATCTTGAGCAGCATTGCATCTAAAATGAAAGAGAATAAAAGTAATTTTACTAATGCTCAATTGGAAAAGGCAATTTCTGAATTTGAAACAGCTTTAAGAATAATTGATAATTCAGTAAACGAAATTCCAGAGGATAAAGTTACAGCGTTACGGCAGTCGGTAGCGCTTTTGAAAGAATAA
- a CDS encoding serine/threonine-protein kinase codes for MTNQILQERYYIQKQLGKNSGRKTLLVKDLETQELVVVKLLNFDIDFDWQDLKLFEREAQILQELSHPAIPKYLDSFKVDSDNSKGFGLVQTYIPAKSLEEHIQSGRTFSEAEVKQIATALLEVLTYLHSRQPAVIHRDIKPSNILLGDRTGNHVGEVYLVDFGAVKTTAVQQDGTMTVVGTYGYMAQEQFGGRAVPTSDLYSLGATLIYLVTGSHPADLLGDDMVIKFEETVNLSAEFVSWLKWMTQTTLKKRPSSTEAALQELENPTVSESKIVLKKPHGSEVQLTKKKSELEILIPPYGFNLLILVSCLFPVVWLNILFNIPFGITKLLFIIFAIPIFTSLIFSSLFQTFGYIIFHISQDKVKLFYQIFGIPFRIKPISSRSDINKLEVVGRTIDKTVKGNPEIPPKLIVWAGKNKYELGKIASSATIDNSSSRKEYLTAPEIDWLAQELSDFLDLPIARD; via the coding sequence ATGACAAATCAGATATTACAAGAAAGATACTATATTCAAAAACAATTAGGAAAAAATTCTGGAAGAAAAACGCTGTTAGTAAAAGATTTAGAAACTCAAGAGTTAGTAGTTGTCAAATTACTCAACTTTGATATTGATTTTGACTGGCAAGACTTAAAGCTCTTTGAAAGAGAAGCACAAATACTTCAAGAACTTTCACATCCGGCAATTCCAAAATATCTTGATTCATTCAAAGTTGATTCGGATAATTCTAAAGGTTTTGGTTTAGTACAAACATATATTCCTGCAAAATCTTTGGAAGAACATATACAATCTGGAAGGACTTTTAGCGAAGCAGAAGTAAAGCAAATTGCCACCGCTTTATTAGAAGTATTAACCTATCTGCATTCCAGACAACCTGCTGTCATTCACCGCGATATCAAACCCAGCAATATTTTATTAGGCGATCGCACCGGAAATCACGTCGGTGAAGTTTATTTAGTCGATTTTGGTGCGGTGAAAACTACAGCAGTGCAACAAGATGGAACCATGACTGTAGTAGGTACTTACGGCTACATGGCTCAAGAGCAATTTGGCGGGCGTGCCGTGCCTACTTCCGATTTATATAGTTTGGGTGCGACTTTGATTTATTTAGTTACCGGTAGTCATCCTGCCGATTTGTTGGGCGATGATATGGTGATTAAATTTGAGGAAACGGTTAATTTGAGTGCTGAATTTGTTAGTTGGCTCAAGTGGATGACTCAAACAACTTTGAAAAAACGTCCGTCTTCGACTGAAGCTGCTTTGCAAGAGTTAGAAAATCCCACAGTTAGTGAGTCAAAGATAGTACTTAAAAAGCCGCATGGTAGTGAAGTTCAATTGACAAAGAAAAAATCTGAATTAGAAATTTTGATTCCTCCCTATGGCTTTAATTTATTGATATTGGTATCATGCCTTTTTCCAGTGGTTTGGCTTAATATTCTATTTAATATTCCATTCGGAATTACAAAATTGTTGTTTATTATATTTGCAATACCAATATTCACTAGTTTGATATTTAGCTCTTTATTTCAGACGTTTGGCTATATTATTTTTCATATTAGTCAAGATAAAGTCAAACTTTTTTACCAGATATTCGGCATCCCATTTCGTATAAAACCTATCAGCAGCAGAAGCGATATCAATAAATTAGAAGTTGTCGGTAGAACAATAGATAAAACTGTCAAAGGAAATCCAGAAATTCCACCAAAATTGATTGTTTGGGCTGGTAAAAATAAATATGAGCTAGGAAAAATTGCTTCTTCTGCAACCATTGATAATTCTTCTAGTAGAAAAGAATATTTAACTGCACCAGAAATAGACTGGTTAGCTCAAGAATTAAGTGATTTCTTGGATTTACCAATTGCTAGAGATTGA